One genomic segment of Thunnus albacares chromosome 18, fThuAlb1.1, whole genome shotgun sequence includes these proteins:
- the kcmf1 gene encoding E3 ubiquitin-protein ligase KCMF1: MSRHEGVSCDACLKGNFRGRRFKCLICYDYDLCASCYESGATTTRHTTEHPMQCILTRVDYDLYYGGDTFSVEQPQSFTCPYCGKMGYTETSLQEHVTSEHAETSTEVICPICAALPGGDPNHVTDDFTAHLTLEHRAPRDLDESSSVRHVRRMFHPGRGLGGPRARRTNMHFTSGSTGGLSSSSSQSSTYTPSNREAMDPIAELLSQLSGVRRAAGGQINSSGPSASQLQQLQMQLQLERQQAQAARQQVETGRHATRRSNNPGNAGNAIPPPSTATANTASVGESNPSSSSHSSQFLLARLNEPKMSEAERQFLEGERADRSLFVQELLLSTLMHEESSSSDEDERRDFADFGAMGCVDIMPLDVALENLQLRESSSTGKEPPPPPL, encoded by the exons ATGTCCCGACATGAGG gtGTGAGCTGTGATGCGTGTTTAAAAGGGAACTTTAGAGGAAGACGGTTCAAGTGTTTAATTTGCTACGACTACGACCTGTGTGCATCGTGCTACGAGAGCGGAGCCACAACAACAAGACACACCACAGAGCACCCCATGCAGTGTATATTAACCAGGGTAGACTATG ACTTGTATTATGGAGGAGACACTTTTTCAGTAGAGCAACCCCAGTCATTCACATGTCCTTATTGTGGGAAGATGGGCTACACAGAGACGTCCCTACAGGAGCATGTCACCTCAGAGCATGCAGAGACTTCCACAGAGGTG ATCTGTCCAATATGTGCTGCCTTGCCAGGCGGTGACCCAAACCACGTCACAGATGACTTTACAGCTCACCTCACACTCGAACACAGAGCGCCAAGAGATTTA GATGAGTCCAGCAGTGTTCGGCATGTACGCAGGATGTTCCACCCTGGACGAGGACTGGGCGGTCCCAGAGCACGGCGGACAAATATGCACTTTACTAGCGGCTCCACAGGGGGActttcatcctcctcatcaCAAAGCTCCACTTACACCCCCAGTAACAGAGAAGCAATGGACCCCATTGCAG AGTTGTTGTCTCAGCTGTCAGGTGTGCGGCGTGCAGCAGGGGGGCAAATAAACTCATCAGGGCCTTCAGCCTcccagctccagcagctccagatGCAACTGCAGTTGGAGCGGCAGCAGGCTCAGGCAGCACGACAGCAAGTGGAGACAGGCCGCCACGCCACACGACGCAGCAACAACCCAGGCAACGCCGGCAACGCCATCCCTCCACCCAGCACAGCCACTGCCAACACTGCCTCTGTGGGTGAAAGTAATCCCTCGTCCTCGTCCCACAGCTCCCAGTTCCTATTAGCACG GTTGAATGAACCTAAGATGTCCGAAGCAGAGCGGCAGTTTCTAGAAGGAGAGCGCGCAGACCGCAGCCTGTTCGTCCAGGAGCTGCTTCTGTCTACGCTGATGCACGAAGAGAGCTCTTCCTCCGACGAGGACGAACGCCGAGACTTCGCCGACTTCGGAGCCATGGGCTGCGTGGATATCATGCCTTTAGATGTGGCGCTGGAGAACCTCCAGCTCAGAGAGAGCAGCTCTACGGGGAAGGAGCCTCCGCCGCCTCCTCTTTGA
- the ntrk2b gene encoding neurotrophic tyrosine kinase, receptor, type 2b isoform X2 produces the protein MKTRLTSISSDAFFNNTRLQYVNLRDNNLSTLSWKTFQNFNVTYSLLLYGNPLDCVCENLWIKLRLQEEIENQDLKCIDDRGLSRAIATLTPPDCVVPQVEVDPTIVTEMEGGNVQAVCRASGSPTPEILWNLDMISTHYTIDPLDTESSLTLSGLSPGDNGKVIVCSAENVVGQMEASLQLNILFAPTIQQLLGPMRDHHWCIPFSVTGNPKPELQWYHEDEPLQEQDYIRTMIHESNESEYHGCLQLVNPTHIHNGVYRLVAKNEYGQDDKKVSAQFIDPPYNHTEDPLYYYTTDSPPPPLDDSVAVYVVVGIAGVALTGCVLMVIILKYGRNSKFGIKGSSSVISNDDDSASPLHHVSNGNNTPSSSEMGPDAVIIGMTKIPVIENPQYFRNSGSMLKSDTFVQHIKRHNIVLKRELGEGAFGKVFLAECYNLTPDQEKLHVAVKTLKEASESGRADFYREAELLTNLQHEHIVTFYGVCVESDPLIMVFEYMKHGDLNKFLRSHGPDAVLMADGQHSILVELTQSQMLHIAQQIAAGMVYLASQHFVHRDLATRNCLVGENLLVKIGDFGMSRDVYSTDYYRVGGHTMLPIRWMPPESIMYRRFTTESDVWSLGVVLWEIFTYGKQPWYQLSNNEVIECITQGRVLQRPRTCPKEVYDLMLGCWQREPYMRLNIKEIHSMLQSLAKASPVYLDILG, from the exons ATGAAGACCAGATTGACTTCTATATCATCAGATGCATTCTTCAACAATACAAGACTTCAATATGT aaatctcagagacaatAACCTATCAACACTGTCATGGAAGACATTTCAGAACTTTAACGTAACCTATTC tCTCCTCTTGTATGGAAACCCTCTGGATTGTGTTTGTGAGAACTTGTGGATCAAACTGAGGCTCCAAGAAGAAATTGAGAATCAAGACCTGAAATGCATAGATGACAGAGGATTATCAAGGGCCATTGCCACTCTCACCCCACCGGACTGTG TGGTTCCCCAAGTAGAGGTCGACCCCACAATTGTGACCGAGATGGAGGGGGGTAATGTTCAAGCTGTGTGCAGGGCCTCAGGCTCCCCTACTCCTGAGATCCTGTGGAACCTTGATATGATTTCTACCCACTACACG ATTGATCCTTTGGATACGGAGAGCAGCCTCACCTTGTCAGGCCTGTCTCCTGGTGATAATGGCAAGGTGATCGTATGCAGTGCTGAGAACGTGGTTGGTCAGATGGAGGCCTCCCTTCAGCTGAATATTCTCT TTGCCCCCACCATCCAGCAGTTGCTGGGGCCAATGCGGGACCACCACTGGTGCATCCCCTTCAGTGTGACGGGGAACCCCAAGCCTGAGCTGCAGTGGTACCACGAGGATGAGCCTCTCCAGGAGCAGGACTACATCCGCACCATGATCCATGAGTCCAATGAGAGCGAGTACCACGGCTGCCTGCAACTGGTCAACCCCACGCACATCCACAATGGCGTGTACAGGCTGGTGGCAAAGAATGAGTACGGCCAGGACGACAAGAAGGTCTCTGCCCAGTTCATCGACCCGCCTTACAATCATACAG aagaCCCCCTCTACTACT ACACTACTG acTCACCACCCCCTCCATTGGATGACAGTGTTGCA GTGTATGTAGTTGTGGGAATCGCAGGGGTCGCTTTGACCGGCTGTGTTCTGATGGTGATCATTCTGAAATATGGAAGAAACTCCAAGTTTGGTATTAAAG GCTCCTCCTCAGTCATCAGTAATGACGATGACTCCGCCAGCCCTCTTCATCACGTCTCCAATGGCAACAACACCCCGTCGTCCTCGGAGATGGGTCCAGACGCAGTGATCATTGGGATGACAAAGATTCCTGTCATTGAGAACCCACAGTACTTCCGCAACTCTGGCAGCATGCTGAAATCTGACACGT TTGTCCAGCATATCAAGAGACACAATATTGTCCTGAAGAGGGAGCTGGGAGAAGGAGCCTTTGGGAAGGTCTTTCTGGCCGAGTGCTACAACCTGACACCAGATCAGGAGAAGCTCCATGTGGCAGTCAAG ACTCTAAAAGAGGCCAGCGAGAGTGGCCGGGCGGACTTCTACAGAGAGGCCGAGCTTCTCACTAACCTGCAACACGAGCACATCGTCACTTTCTACGGAGTGTGTGTGGAGAGCGACCCGCTCATCATGGTGTttgaatatatgaaacatgGTGACCTAAACAAGTTCCTTAG GTCCCATGGTCCTGATGCAGTGCTAATGGCAGACGGTCAACACAGTATCCTGGTGGAGCTCACCCAGTCCCAGATGCTGCACATTGCCCAACAGATTGCTGCTGGCATGGTCTACTTGGCCTCCCAACACTTTGTCCACAGAGACTTGGCTACTAGGAACTGCCTGGTAGGAGAAAACCTGCTGGTCAAGATAGGAGACTTTGGCATGTCCAGAGATGTTTACAGCACAGACTACTACAGA gtgGGCGGTCATACGATGCTGCCGATCCGCTGGATGCCCCCAGAGAGCATCATGTACCGACGGTTCACCACGGAGAGTGACGTGTGGAGCCTCGGCGTGGTGCTGTGGGAGATCTTCACCTACGGCAAGCAGCCCTGGTACCAGCTGTCCAACAATGAG GTCATTGAGTGCATCACCCAGGGCCGCGTGCTGCAGCGGCCCCGCACCTGTCCTAAAGAGGTGTATGACCTGATGCTGGGCTGTTGGCAGAGGGAGCCCTACATGAGGCTGAACATCAAGGAGATCCACAGCATGCTCCAGAGCCTCGCTAAGGCCTCACCCGTATACCTGGACATACTGGGCTGA
- the ntrk2b gene encoding neurotrophic tyrosine kinase, receptor, type 2b isoform X3 has product MDSSAGEYGMARLGLFLVLMGLWRFSDACPQSCTCSISRIVCIDSVPGIEDFPVLMLDDMENITEIYIANQNRLFEINDNSLRYYINLRNLTVMKTRLTSISSDAFFNNTRLQYVNLRDNNLSTLSWKTFQNFNVTYSLLLYGNPLDCVCENLWIKLRLQEEIENQDLKCIDDRGLSRAIATLTPPDCVVPQVEVDPTIVTEMEGGNVQAVCRASGSPTPEILWNLDMISTHYTIDPLDTESSLTLSGLSPGDNGKVIVCSAENVVGQMEASLQLNILFAPTIQQLLGPMRDHHWCIPFSVTGNPKPELQWYHEDEPLQEQDYIRTMIHESNESEYHGCLQLVNPTHIHNGVYRLVAKNEYGQDDKKVSAQFIDPPYNHTEDPLYYYTTDSPPPPLDDSVAVYVVVGIAGVALTGCVLMVIILKYGRNSKFGIKGSSSVISNDDDSASPLHHVSNGNNTPSSSEMGPDAVIIGMTKIPVIENPQYFRNSGSMLKSDTFVQHIKRHNIVLKRELGEGAFGKVFLAECYNLTPDQEKLHVAVKTLKEASESGRADFYREAELLTNLQHEHIVTFYGVCVESDPLIMVFEYMKHGDLNKFLRSHGPDAVLMADGQHSILVELTQSQMLHIAQQIAAGMVYLASQHFVHRDLATRNCLVGENLLVKIGDFGMSRDVYSTDYYRIPG; this is encoded by the exons ATGGACTCCAGCGCGGGGGAATATGGCATGGCTCGTCTTggattgtttttggttttgatgGGGCTGTGGAGATTTAGCGATGCTTGCCCCCAATCCTGCACTTGCAGCATCTCAAGGATTGTTTGTATTGATTCCGTACCGGGGATCGAGGATTTCCCTGTCCTCATGTTAGATGACATGGAAAACATCACCGAGAT ATACATTGCTAATCAAAACAGACTGTTTGAAATCAATGACAACAGTTTGAGATACTACATAAACCTCAGAAACCT AACAGTGATGAAGACCAGATTGACTTCTATATCATCAGATGCATTCTTCAACAATACAAGACTTCAATATGT aaatctcagagacaatAACCTATCAACACTGTCATGGAAGACATTTCAGAACTTTAACGTAACCTATTC tCTCCTCTTGTATGGAAACCCTCTGGATTGTGTTTGTGAGAACTTGTGGATCAAACTGAGGCTCCAAGAAGAAATTGAGAATCAAGACCTGAAATGCATAGATGACAGAGGATTATCAAGGGCCATTGCCACTCTCACCCCACCGGACTGTG TGGTTCCCCAAGTAGAGGTCGACCCCACAATTGTGACCGAGATGGAGGGGGGTAATGTTCAAGCTGTGTGCAGGGCCTCAGGCTCCCCTACTCCTGAGATCCTGTGGAACCTTGATATGATTTCTACCCACTACACG ATTGATCCTTTGGATACGGAGAGCAGCCTCACCTTGTCAGGCCTGTCTCCTGGTGATAATGGCAAGGTGATCGTATGCAGTGCTGAGAACGTGGTTGGTCAGATGGAGGCCTCCCTTCAGCTGAATATTCTCT TTGCCCCCACCATCCAGCAGTTGCTGGGGCCAATGCGGGACCACCACTGGTGCATCCCCTTCAGTGTGACGGGGAACCCCAAGCCTGAGCTGCAGTGGTACCACGAGGATGAGCCTCTCCAGGAGCAGGACTACATCCGCACCATGATCCATGAGTCCAATGAGAGCGAGTACCACGGCTGCCTGCAACTGGTCAACCCCACGCACATCCACAATGGCGTGTACAGGCTGGTGGCAAAGAATGAGTACGGCCAGGACGACAAGAAGGTCTCTGCCCAGTTCATCGACCCGCCTTACAATCATACAG aagaCCCCCTCTACTACT ACACTACTG acTCACCACCCCCTCCATTGGATGACAGTGTTGCA GTGTATGTAGTTGTGGGAATCGCAGGGGTCGCTTTGACCGGCTGTGTTCTGATGGTGATCATTCTGAAATATGGAAGAAACTCCAAGTTTGGTATTAAAG GCTCCTCCTCAGTCATCAGTAATGACGATGACTCCGCCAGCCCTCTTCATCACGTCTCCAATGGCAACAACACCCCGTCGTCCTCGGAGATGGGTCCAGACGCAGTGATCATTGGGATGACAAAGATTCCTGTCATTGAGAACCCACAGTACTTCCGCAACTCTGGCAGCATGCTGAAATCTGACACGT TTGTCCAGCATATCAAGAGACACAATATTGTCCTGAAGAGGGAGCTGGGAGAAGGAGCCTTTGGGAAGGTCTTTCTGGCCGAGTGCTACAACCTGACACCAGATCAGGAGAAGCTCCATGTGGCAGTCAAG ACTCTAAAAGAGGCCAGCGAGAGTGGCCGGGCGGACTTCTACAGAGAGGCCGAGCTTCTCACTAACCTGCAACACGAGCACATCGTCACTTTCTACGGAGTGTGTGTGGAGAGCGACCCGCTCATCATGGTGTttgaatatatgaaacatgGTGACCTAAACAAGTTCCTTAG GTCCCATGGTCCTGATGCAGTGCTAATGGCAGACGGTCAACACAGTATCCTGGTGGAGCTCACCCAGTCCCAGATGCTGCACATTGCCCAACAGATTGCTGCTGGCATGGTCTACTTGGCCTCCCAACACTTTGTCCACAGAGACTTGGCTACTAGGAACTGCCTGGTAGGAGAAAACCTGCTGGTCAAGATAGGAGACTTTGGCATGTCCAGAGATGTTTACAGCACAGACTACTACAGA ATCCCAGGTTGA
- the ntrk2b gene encoding neurotrophic tyrosine kinase, receptor, type 2b isoform X1 has translation MDSSAGEYGMARLGLFLVLMGLWRFSDACPQSCTCSISRIVCIDSVPGIEDFPVLMLDDMENITEIYIANQNRLFEINDNSLRYYINLRNLTVMKTRLTSISSDAFFNNTRLQYVNLRDNNLSTLSWKTFQNFNVTYSLLLYGNPLDCVCENLWIKLRLQEEIENQDLKCIDDRGLSRAIATLTPPDCVVPQVEVDPTIVTEMEGGNVQAVCRASGSPTPEILWNLDMISTHYTIDPLDTESSLTLSGLSPGDNGKVIVCSAENVVGQMEASLQLNILFAPTIQQLLGPMRDHHWCIPFSVTGNPKPELQWYHEDEPLQEQDYIRTMIHESNESEYHGCLQLVNPTHIHNGVYRLVAKNEYGQDDKKVSAQFIDPPYNHTEDPLYYYTTDSPPPPLDDSVAVYVVVGIAGVALTGCVLMVIILKYGRNSKFGIKGSSSVISNDDDSASPLHHVSNGNNTPSSSEMGPDAVIIGMTKIPVIENPQYFRNSGSMLKSDTFVQHIKRHNIVLKRELGEGAFGKVFLAECYNLTPDQEKLHVAVKTLKEASESGRADFYREAELLTNLQHEHIVTFYGVCVESDPLIMVFEYMKHGDLNKFLRSHGPDAVLMADGQHSILVELTQSQMLHIAQQIAAGMVYLASQHFVHRDLATRNCLVGENLLVKIGDFGMSRDVYSTDYYRVGGHTMLPIRWMPPESIMYRRFTTESDVWSLGVVLWEIFTYGKQPWYQLSNNEVIECITQGRVLQRPRTCPKEVYDLMLGCWQREPYMRLNIKEIHSMLQSLAKASPVYLDILG, from the exons ATGGACTCCAGCGCGGGGGAATATGGCATGGCTCGTCTTggattgtttttggttttgatgGGGCTGTGGAGATTTAGCGATGCTTGCCCCCAATCCTGCACTTGCAGCATCTCAAGGATTGTTTGTATTGATTCCGTACCGGGGATCGAGGATTTCCCTGTCCTCATGTTAGATGACATGGAAAACATCACCGAGAT ATACATTGCTAATCAAAACAGACTGTTTGAAATCAATGACAACAGTTTGAGATACTACATAAACCTCAGAAACCT AACAGTGATGAAGACCAGATTGACTTCTATATCATCAGATGCATTCTTCAACAATACAAGACTTCAATATGT aaatctcagagacaatAACCTATCAACACTGTCATGGAAGACATTTCAGAACTTTAACGTAACCTATTC tCTCCTCTTGTATGGAAACCCTCTGGATTGTGTTTGTGAGAACTTGTGGATCAAACTGAGGCTCCAAGAAGAAATTGAGAATCAAGACCTGAAATGCATAGATGACAGAGGATTATCAAGGGCCATTGCCACTCTCACCCCACCGGACTGTG TGGTTCCCCAAGTAGAGGTCGACCCCACAATTGTGACCGAGATGGAGGGGGGTAATGTTCAAGCTGTGTGCAGGGCCTCAGGCTCCCCTACTCCTGAGATCCTGTGGAACCTTGATATGATTTCTACCCACTACACG ATTGATCCTTTGGATACGGAGAGCAGCCTCACCTTGTCAGGCCTGTCTCCTGGTGATAATGGCAAGGTGATCGTATGCAGTGCTGAGAACGTGGTTGGTCAGATGGAGGCCTCCCTTCAGCTGAATATTCTCT TTGCCCCCACCATCCAGCAGTTGCTGGGGCCAATGCGGGACCACCACTGGTGCATCCCCTTCAGTGTGACGGGGAACCCCAAGCCTGAGCTGCAGTGGTACCACGAGGATGAGCCTCTCCAGGAGCAGGACTACATCCGCACCATGATCCATGAGTCCAATGAGAGCGAGTACCACGGCTGCCTGCAACTGGTCAACCCCACGCACATCCACAATGGCGTGTACAGGCTGGTGGCAAAGAATGAGTACGGCCAGGACGACAAGAAGGTCTCTGCCCAGTTCATCGACCCGCCTTACAATCATACAG aagaCCCCCTCTACTACT ACACTACTG acTCACCACCCCCTCCATTGGATGACAGTGTTGCA GTGTATGTAGTTGTGGGAATCGCAGGGGTCGCTTTGACCGGCTGTGTTCTGATGGTGATCATTCTGAAATATGGAAGAAACTCCAAGTTTGGTATTAAAG GCTCCTCCTCAGTCATCAGTAATGACGATGACTCCGCCAGCCCTCTTCATCACGTCTCCAATGGCAACAACACCCCGTCGTCCTCGGAGATGGGTCCAGACGCAGTGATCATTGGGATGACAAAGATTCCTGTCATTGAGAACCCACAGTACTTCCGCAACTCTGGCAGCATGCTGAAATCTGACACGT TTGTCCAGCATATCAAGAGACACAATATTGTCCTGAAGAGGGAGCTGGGAGAAGGAGCCTTTGGGAAGGTCTTTCTGGCCGAGTGCTACAACCTGACACCAGATCAGGAGAAGCTCCATGTGGCAGTCAAG ACTCTAAAAGAGGCCAGCGAGAGTGGCCGGGCGGACTTCTACAGAGAGGCCGAGCTTCTCACTAACCTGCAACACGAGCACATCGTCACTTTCTACGGAGTGTGTGTGGAGAGCGACCCGCTCATCATGGTGTttgaatatatgaaacatgGTGACCTAAACAAGTTCCTTAG GTCCCATGGTCCTGATGCAGTGCTAATGGCAGACGGTCAACACAGTATCCTGGTGGAGCTCACCCAGTCCCAGATGCTGCACATTGCCCAACAGATTGCTGCTGGCATGGTCTACTTGGCCTCCCAACACTTTGTCCACAGAGACTTGGCTACTAGGAACTGCCTGGTAGGAGAAAACCTGCTGGTCAAGATAGGAGACTTTGGCATGTCCAGAGATGTTTACAGCACAGACTACTACAGA gtgGGCGGTCATACGATGCTGCCGATCCGCTGGATGCCCCCAGAGAGCATCATGTACCGACGGTTCACCACGGAGAGTGACGTGTGGAGCCTCGGCGTGGTGCTGTGGGAGATCTTCACCTACGGCAAGCAGCCCTGGTACCAGCTGTCCAACAATGAG GTCATTGAGTGCATCACCCAGGGCCGCGTGCTGCAGCGGCCCCGCACCTGTCCTAAAGAGGTGTATGACCTGATGCTGGGCTGTTGGCAGAGGGAGCCCTACATGAGGCTGAACATCAAGGAGATCCACAGCATGCTCCAGAGCCTCGCTAAGGCCTCACCCGTATACCTGGACATACTGGGCTGA